AAGTGGTGAGTCTGCATCGACTTCACATACCTCAACAGGTCCTGTCCAAAGGACACCTTCCCACTACCTCATATCGAAAAGCTGGTGGACGCCACCGTGGGGCACCAGCTGATGAGCTTCATGGACGCGTTCTCCGGCTGCAATCAGATACTTATGCATCCGGAAGACCAGGAGAAAAAATTCTTCATGACGTCCAGAGGGATCTACTGCTACAAGCTTATGCCCTTGGGCCTAAAGAACGcaggatcaacctatcaacgaCTGGTGAACATGATGTTCGCGGACCAAATCGGGAGAACcatggaggtctacatcgaTGACATGCTGGTCAAGTCCCTGGAGGCAGAAGACCACATATCTCACCTACAACAAGCTTTCTCCACCCTCAGGAaatataacatgaagctcaacccggctAAATGCTCATTCGGGGTCAGTTCTGGCAAGTTCCTCGGGTACATCGTAACCCACCGGGGCATCGAGGCCAACCCGGAGCAAATAAGGGCCATTCATTCAATCCCTTCCCCGAAGAACGTCAAGGAGGTTCAAAATCTAACAGGAAGGATGGCAGCCTTGAGCAGGTTCATCTCCAGACTCTCGGACAAATCTCACGCCTTTTTCGGAACTCTCAAGAATCCGAAGGATTTTCCGTGGACGGGAGAATGCGGATCCGCTTTCCTAGAGCTAAAATCGTATCTCACCACTCCTCTCCTGTCCAAGCCACTACTCGGTGAAGTTCTACTGCTATATCTAGCGGTCTCCGAACACGCCGTGAGCGCCGTCTTAGTTCGCGAGGAGGGAAACAAGCAGCTTCCAGGCTCATCCAATCGTGGTTGTTACCTCCTTCTATGTAAAGTTTGTCCTCCACAAACCAGAAGTCTCCGGACGCCTAGCCAAATGGGCCATGGAACTAGGGGAGTACGATGTAATATTTCGACCTGCCACGGCTATAAAGTCACATGTCCTAGCAGACTTTGTGGCTGAGTTCTCCTCTGCCTTGCTCCCAGCTTTGGAGCAGGAGGTACGCCTCCGAGACGAAATTAAGGAAGATGGAGAATGGATCCTACACGTTGATGGATCCTGCAACGTCAGAGGAGCTGGAGTGGGGATAGTGCTTACCTCGCCAACGGGGAACACAGCCTCAAGGGCCGTGAGATGCAACTTCAAAGCAACCAACAACGAAAGCGAGTATGAGGCCCTAATCGAAGGCCTAACTCTCCCCCATCAAATGAGGGCAGAGAACGTCCAGGTCTTCGGCGACTCTCAGCTGATAATCAACCAGGTACAGGGGGAGTACCAAGCAAAAGACGACAGCATGATCCAGAATCTGGCGGTCGCTCAGCGACTAATCAAGAAGTTCAAGAGCTGCAAGCTCAGTCAAATCCCCCGGGAACAGAATTCACAAACCGATGCCCTGGCTAATCTAGGGTCCGCCCATGAAACGAATAGCCAGATTAGTACCCCCTTGCTCGTGCTTCAATGGCCAGCTACCCTGGAGGAACCCCCGTCAGAGGAGGTCTCTGCCATC
The window above is part of the Brassica napus cultivar Da-Ae chromosome C3, Da-Ae, whole genome shotgun sequence genome. Proteins encoded here:
- the LOC125583099 gene encoding uncharacterized protein LOC125583099 — translated: MDAFSGCNQILMHPEDQEKKFFMTSRGIYCYKLMPLGLKNAGSTYQRLVNMMFADQIGRTMEVYIDDMLVKSLEAEDHISHLQQAFSTLRKYNMKLNPAKCSFGVSSGKFLGYIVTHRGIEANPEQIRAIHSIPSPKNVKEVQNLTGRMAALSRFISRLSDKSHAFFGTLKNPKDFPWTGECGSAFLELKSYLTTPLLSKPLLGEVLLLYLAVSEHAVSAVLVREEGNKQLPGSSNREVSGRLAKWAMELGEYDVIFRPATAIKSHVLADFVAEFSSALLPALEQEVRLRDEIKEDGEWILHVDGSCNVRGAGVGIVLTSPTGNTASRAVRCNFKATNNESEYEALIEGLTLPHQMRAENVQVFGDSQLIINQVQGEYQAKDDSMIQNLAVAQRLIKKFKSCKLSQIPREQNSQTDALANLGSAHETNSQISTPLLVLQWPATLEEPPSEEVSAIEEGETWMTPLIRYLEAVILSEDRSKARKIKKQAARYCISQEKLFRRSFSGPYLRCVTPREAARILVELHEGDCGSHSSGRSLVLRARRAGYYWPTMAADRQAKHCDQCQWHAPLSKLPPENLKSVSSPWPFRKWGMDIVRKFPMAPGQKVFLLIVTDYFSKWVEVEALSRITDLQIRKFLWTYVITRFGVPHDIVTDNGPQFTSHNFKEFCKDWGIKLIFATPRHPQSNEQAESTNKTVVNMLKKRLKGSHRKWAKELHGVLWAYRTTPKTATGETPYSLVQGSEAIVPTEMHVRITVSGSTSQEENNELMALSLDLLDEKREAARLRNWSYQQDVARTYKKKVRTITFQQGDWVLR